Proteins found in one Paenibacillus borealis genomic segment:
- a CDS encoding carbohydrate ABC transporter permease has protein sequence MKSNRISERGEKGLKITSYTVTILFLLFGTLPLVWLFLTSIMDNESLQSATPKFIPDVPHTLTVTVDFTGAGSGDENFYKKEAMEAIWFPWASFIRNNIGEIIVNGTKDGHQLFRAKATSAQFYVGQMSIVPTRVVNDQVMKLKLPTIAERKLSDFEWYGAELRPAPAPEASSDHELAKLYRDFFVSHDVLAGKITSVEHSRNKLRLFDSFASLQHIAIGKAGDLGFYRYFINSGIVTFTVIIWQLIFAGIGSYALSQLIRSSRLRFWLLMFFLATIMIPGVSVLIPQYILIKNLHLSDSLWAIILPHFAWGFVIFLFKGFFDQLPKELLQAARIDGAGEFKTFLRIVVPMSIPVFTIVAVMTFVPVWNEFMWPYIVTKSPEHWTFPVAMNDMQQTTDRNTIVRPNLISASGVISLIPLLILFMSTQRFVEKGINFTGIKG, from the coding sequence ATGAAATCTAACCGCATCTCTGAGCGAGGTGAGAAGGGGCTCAAGATCACCTCCTATACCGTGACGATCCTGTTCCTCCTGTTCGGCACGCTGCCGCTCGTGTGGCTGTTTCTCACCTCCATCATGGACAACGAGTCGCTTCAGTCGGCTACGCCCAAATTCATTCCCGATGTGCCTCATACCCTTACCGTCACAGTAGATTTCACTGGTGCCGGCAGCGGGGATGAGAATTTCTACAAAAAAGAAGCCATGGAGGCCATCTGGTTCCCCTGGGCTTCATTCATCCGCAACAATATCGGGGAGATTATCGTGAACGGAACGAAGGACGGCCATCAGCTGTTCCGGGCTAAGGCCACTTCAGCGCAATTCTATGTGGGCCAGATGTCCATCGTACCTACCCGCGTAGTCAACGATCAGGTCATGAAGCTGAAGCTGCCAACCATTGCGGAGAGGAAGCTGAGTGATTTCGAGTGGTATGGAGCGGAATTGAGGCCAGCCCCAGCTCCGGAAGCCTCCTCTGATCATGAGTTAGCTAAGCTCTATCGCGATTTCTTCGTGTCCCATGACGTGTTAGCCGGAAAAATAACGAGTGTCGAGCATTCCCGCAATAAGCTAAGGCTGTTCGACAGCTTCGCCAGCCTGCAGCATATAGCAATTGGGAAAGCCGGGGATCTCGGGTTCTACCGTTACTTCATCAACAGCGGAATTGTCACGTTCACCGTCATCATCTGGCAGCTGATCTTCGCGGGTATCGGCAGCTATGCCTTGTCCCAGCTCATCCGCAGCAGCCGCCTAAGATTCTGGCTGTTGATGTTCTTCCTGGCGACGATTATGATTCCCGGGGTATCGGTCCTGATTCCCCAATATATTCTGATCAAGAACCTGCACCTTAGCGATTCCCTGTGGGCCATTATCCTGCCGCATTTCGCCTGGGGCTTCGTAATCTTCCTGTTCAAGGGCTTCTTCGATCAGCTGCCCAAGGAATTGCTGCAGGCGGCACGGATTGACGGAGCAGGGGAGTTCAAGACCTTTCTGCGGATTGTCGTCCCCATGTCAATTCCTGTGTTCACCATCGTCGCTGTCATGACCTTCGTCCCCGTCTGGAATGAATTCATGTGGCCTTACATCGTAACGAAATCACCGGAGCATTGGACGTTCCCGGTCGCCATGAACGACATGCAGCAGACGACCGACCGGAATACCATCGTACGGCCGAACCTGATCAGTGCGAGCGGTGTCATATCGCTGATTCCACTCCTCATCTTATTCATGTCCACACAACGGTTCGTGGAGAAAGGGATTAATTTCACAGGAATCAAGGGCTAA
- a CDS encoding SGNH/GDSL hydrolase family protein, with product MKAAGRWAGKSWATLGDSISAAGGYQPLVCAEAGFRTMVNPAVSGCPMAAGGDRDYGATVHAGRSLTEIPDCVTVFAGTNDFRLDKPLGNIEERDIHTFCGAYATLIEELLTRRPDARLNLWTPLQRDKDGWDTTFINDAGFRLPDYAEAVRRIGAYYALPVLDVYAESGITRLTLDYFTLDGLHPNEAGFQRISELVIPFLERI from the coding sequence TTGAAAGCAGCCGGCAGATGGGCAGGCAAAAGCTGGGCTACGCTTGGAGACAGCATCAGCGCCGCGGGTGGCTATCAGCCGCTGGTGTGTGCAGAAGCCGGTTTCAGAACAATGGTCAACCCCGCAGTCAGCGGTTGTCCGATGGCAGCGGGCGGAGACCGTGATTACGGAGCAACCGTACATGCGGGCCGTTCCTTAACTGAAATCCCTGACTGTGTTACAGTCTTTGCGGGAACCAACGATTTCAGGCTCGACAAACCGCTGGGGAATATAGAAGAGCGGGACATTCATACGTTTTGTGGTGCCTACGCCACATTAATTGAGGAGCTGTTAACCCGCAGGCCGGATGCCCGGCTGAATCTGTGGACCCCGCTTCAGCGGGATAAGGACGGATGGGACACGACCTTCATTAACGATGCAGGCTTCCGTCTGCCGGATTACGCTGAAGCGGTCCGCAGGATCGGAGCCTATTATGCCTTGCCCGTCCTTGACGTGTATGCTGAAAGCGGGATTACCCGGTTAACCCTCGATTATTTCACCCTTGACGGCCTTCATCCGAACGAGGCAGGCTTTCAGCGGATTTCTGAGCTGGTTATCCCTTTTCTGGAACGGATTTGA
- a CDS encoding carbohydrate ABC transporter permease, with amino-acid sequence MKLESSPPLKALHTRRNRFRIRWTPVLFLLPSIIVFIVFKYYLIFSAVQISLFNYDIVNPPGKFVGLENYFVFLQTSTFWLALKNTFIIFLLSVALTFWVPIVQAIFLSEIRRANGVYRVLYQIPSILPVVAGALLWKWMYNPDSGLFNYLLGKIGLGPYGWLNDIAMTKFAIVLPGFFASGGIGVLLYYAAIKSIPAELFESAKIDGCGPWRRILSLVIPNIRFVILIQFISFMSGALLAFDNIFILTRGGPADASLVVSLLIQRSAFEQSNFGMSAALSFFMFLVIALLTVIQFKLQKEDN; translated from the coding sequence ATGAAGCTCGAATCCAGTCCTCCCCTAAAGGCCCTTCACACCAGGCGGAACCGCTTCCGTATCCGGTGGACGCCGGTCTTGTTTCTACTGCCCTCCATTATCGTCTTCATCGTGTTTAAGTATTATCTGATCTTCTCGGCCGTTCAAATCAGTCTATTTAACTACGATATCGTGAACCCGCCCGGCAAGTTCGTAGGGTTAGAGAATTACTTCGTCTTTTTGCAGACATCGACATTCTGGCTTGCGCTGAAGAACACCTTCATCATCTTCCTGTTGTCCGTCGCGCTGACGTTCTGGGTTCCGATTGTTCAGGCAATCTTCCTGAGCGAGATCCGTAGGGCGAACGGGGTGTACCGGGTGCTGTATCAGATTCCGAGCATTCTGCCGGTCGTGGCAGGCGCGCTGCTGTGGAAGTGGATGTACAACCCCGACAGCGGGCTGTTCAATTACTTGCTCGGCAAGATCGGCCTGGGTCCCTACGGCTGGCTTAACGATATTGCTATGACCAAGTTCGCCATTGTCCTGCCCGGGTTCTTCGCCAGCGGCGGAATCGGAGTATTGCTGTACTATGCTGCGATCAAGTCAATTCCTGCGGAATTATTCGAATCGGCCAAAATCGACGGCTGCGGCCCTTGGCGCCGTATCCTGTCGCTCGTAATCCCTAATATCCGCTTCGTGATCCTGATCCAGTTCATTTCGTTCATGTCCGGCGCGCTGCTTGCATTCGATAATATCTTCATTCTGACGAGGGGCGGTCCTGCGGATGCTTCACTCGTCGTATCCTTGCTCATTCAGCGTTCCGCCTTCGAACAATCGAATTTCGGCATGTCGGCAGCCTTGTCATTCTTCATGTTTCTGGTCATTGCCCTGCTGACGGTCATTCAATTCAAGCTGCAGAAGGAGGATAACTGA
- a CDS encoding extracellular solute-binding protein — protein sequence MKRYRSSTQKRAALLTISLAFSMLAACGSNNGSAPAAEQTAQPASNTPAAANSAEPSKEAAIVEITVWDKPAPDASTKAVAEELQAKFDAAYPNIKVTHEDETQTPEKFLAAVAGGEQPEVFRPSFPKMQEYVQAGIVADITDLINASPEKDRFIDGAFNMATQDNKIYGVPLSMYSTGVYYNKKLFENAGITSLPATWDEFAATAKTVQEKNPGSVGFDILGMDWGDWHFEYYVWQAGGDLTELQPDGTVKLSFTSDATVKALQYYKDLKWTHKVVQSNVLQSFEENNKDFYSGKSAMILGASDSYNTFVSQGMDPNVIGFMPYPVGPAGVGPSQVGGSFWAISPSATPEKRQAAFDYIMFMSSKEAIETRLQFNKDNGLGINPFTVVKDVDPSRYVEGMPADFLSAIRKAAETQQLEYYLKSSLSPYVVKPIQKVLLDKNADPLTELKAAEQLAQKEVIDKYNKDILSKTGN from the coding sequence ATGAAGCGTTATAGGAGTTCTACACAAAAACGGGCTGCGCTGTTAACAATATCGTTAGCCTTCAGTATGCTGGCGGCATGCGGTTCCAACAACGGGAGTGCTCCGGCAGCCGAACAGACGGCGCAGCCGGCCAGTAACACTCCGGCAGCAGCGAATTCGGCAGAGCCTTCAAAGGAAGCGGCGATCGTCGAGATTACAGTCTGGGATAAGCCGGCGCCGGATGCCTCGACTAAAGCGGTCGCCGAAGAGCTGCAGGCTAAGTTCGATGCTGCCTATCCGAACATCAAGGTCACTCATGAGGATGAGACGCAGACGCCGGAGAAATTCCTGGCAGCGGTTGCGGGCGGAGAGCAGCCGGAAGTGTTCCGGCCGTCGTTCCCCAAGATGCAGGAATACGTTCAAGCGGGGATTGTGGCAGACATTACAGATTTGATTAACGCCTCTCCCGAGAAGGACCGCTTTATCGACGGCGCCTTCAACATGGCTACCCAGGATAATAAGATCTATGGCGTACCCTTATCCATGTATTCGACAGGCGTATATTACAACAAGAAACTGTTCGAGAATGCCGGAATTACGAGCCTTCCGGCCACCTGGGATGAATTCGCCGCCACGGCCAAGACCGTTCAGGAGAAAAATCCCGGGAGCGTCGGGTTCGACATTCTCGGCATGGACTGGGGCGACTGGCACTTCGAGTATTATGTCTGGCAGGCCGGAGGAGACTTGACGGAGCTGCAGCCGGACGGCACCGTCAAGCTCAGTTTCACATCGGATGCGACGGTGAAGGCATTGCAGTATTACAAGGACTTGAAGTGGACGCACAAAGTCGTCCAGAGCAATGTTCTTCAGTCCTTTGAGGAGAATAACAAAGACTTCTACAGCGGCAAATCGGCGATGATCCTTGGCGCATCCGATTCCTATAACACCTTCGTCAGCCAGGGTATGGATCCAAACGTGATCGGCTTCATGCCTTATCCGGTCGGTCCAGCGGGTGTAGGACCATCCCAGGTGGGCGGCAGCTTCTGGGCAATCAGCCCGTCGGCGACCCCGGAGAAGCGGCAGGCAGCCTTCGATTACATTATGTTCATGTCCTCCAAGGAAGCCATCGAGACCCGTTTGCAGTTCAACAAAGATAACGGCCTCGGCATCAACCCGTTCACCGTTGTTAAAGATGTGGATCCGTCACGATATGTCGAGGGTATGCCGGCCGATTTCTTAAGCGCCATCCGCAAGGCAGCAGAGACGCAGCAGCTGGAATATTACTTGAAGTCGAGCCTGAGCCCTTACGTGGTAAAGCCGATTCAGAAGGTACTGCTGGATAAGAATGCGGACCCGCTGACAGAACTTAAGGCTGCGGAGCAACTGGCACAGAAGGAAGTTATCGATAAGTATAACAAGGACATCCTGAGCAAAACCGGCAACTAA
- a CDS encoding FAD-dependent oxidoreductase, producing the protein MESYEVVIYGATPGGIGAAIAAARQGRKTLLLEPTDHLGGMLTSGLGRTDILSHDASGAVFREFAARVHAYYSSTYGEESIQVKECNQGLFFEPSVAKRILIEMISKENHLQIRMGAELKSVRAEGSRLSAIRVQTDAGEWETGGKVFVDGTYEGDLAAMAGVPYGLGRESREEWNEEYAGRLYMNFDESKEVYPGSTGEGDDRIQAYNYRLCLTRNRDNFIAVTKPEEYDREDYTTLATDVAEKRVKSIGDVLNMLAVPNGKTDCNNHHYCMCSTDLPEENTAYADGDRRTREEFGKRQRHYIQGLLWFVQHDEELPEDFRQDALSWGYAADEFTDYGYFPPQLYVREARRIQGEYTFTENDARLAPGLERAPVQFDSIAVGDYPIDSHAVKKREQEGQNKALEGFLGLNWLSEIYQIPYGVIVPQAIDGLLVPVAVSASHMGFGTIRMEPCWMQLGFAAGIAADLAIARDTDVRLVPIDALQISLLEREQRITCFEDVAWDHPARKAAEYLGTKGFFTGYAAGLDDPMPVSEASRLIAWARSLPECRSLPVLPATDNLIPVGTDMGPRLPLEESGPREYWREQPLLNRAMTANWIKVASRALGLSTGEIADIEPSRESSVSRGTFMSVLYELIREIQQVK; encoded by the coding sequence ATGGAAAGCTATGAGGTTGTCATATACGGAGCAACACCAGGCGGAATCGGCGCAGCGATCGCCGCGGCGAGGCAGGGCCGTAAGACCTTACTCCTGGAGCCGACGGATCATCTGGGCGGAATGCTGACAAGCGGACTAGGCAGAACCGACATTCTCTCGCATGATGCATCCGGCGCCGTATTCCGTGAATTTGCGGCTCGTGTGCATGCTTATTACAGCAGCACGTACGGTGAAGAATCCATCCAGGTCAAGGAATGCAATCAGGGATTGTTCTTCGAGCCGTCCGTCGCCAAGCGGATCCTGATTGAGATGATAAGCAAGGAAAATCATCTGCAGATCCGCATGGGCGCGGAGTTGAAGAGCGTCCGGGCAGAAGGCAGCCGCCTGTCAGCCATTCGGGTACAAACGGATGCCGGGGAATGGGAGACCGGCGGCAAGGTATTCGTGGACGGGACATATGAAGGCGATTTGGCAGCGATGGCAGGTGTTCCTTACGGGCTGGGGCGCGAATCCAGGGAAGAATGGAATGAGGAGTATGCCGGCAGGCTATATATGAACTTCGATGAGTCCAAGGAAGTGTATCCCGGCAGCACTGGAGAGGGGGATGACCGGATACAAGCCTATAATTACCGGCTGTGCCTAACCCGAAACCGGGATAATTTCATTGCTGTTACCAAACCTGAGGAGTACGACCGCGAGGACTACACTACGTTAGCAACCGATGTAGCGGAGAAACGAGTCAAGTCAATTGGCGATGTACTCAATATGCTGGCCGTACCGAACGGCAAGACAGACTGCAATAACCACCATTACTGCATGTGCTCAACGGATCTCCCGGAGGAGAATACTGCTTATGCCGATGGAGACCGCAGGACGAGAGAGGAATTTGGCAAGCGTCAGAGGCATTATATTCAAGGGCTGCTATGGTTTGTTCAGCACGATGAGGAGCTGCCGGAGGACTTTCGCCAGGATGCGTTAAGCTGGGGTTATGCAGCAGATGAATTTACCGATTATGGGTATTTCCCCCCGCAGCTATATGTGCGTGAAGCCAGACGGATACAGGGGGAGTACACGTTTACAGAGAATGATGCAAGGCTCGCTCCCGGCCTTGAACGTGCGCCGGTTCAGTTCGACAGCATTGCGGTCGGGGATTATCCGATTGATTCACATGCCGTGAAGAAACGGGAGCAGGAGGGTCAGAATAAGGCGCTTGAGGGATTCCTCGGTCTCAACTGGCTGTCCGAAATCTATCAGATTCCCTACGGGGTTATTGTCCCGCAAGCTATTGACGGATTGCTTGTACCGGTCGCCGTGTCCGCCAGCCATATGGGCTTCGGGACGATCCGGATGGAGCCATGCTGGATGCAGCTCGGCTTCGCGGCCGGTATAGCCGCAGACCTTGCCATTGCAAGGGATACGGATGTGCGTCTTGTACCTATCGATGCCTTGCAGATCAGCTTGCTTGAGAGAGAGCAGCGTATTACCTGCTTCGAGGATGTTGCCTGGGATCATCCTGCAAGGAAGGCTGCGGAATACTTGGGAACGAAGGGTTTCTTCACAGGTTATGCTGCCGGATTGGACGATCCGATGCCGGTATCGGAAGCCTCCAGGCTGATTGCATGGGCACGCAGCTTACCCGAATGCCGCAGCCTCCCCGTACTTCCGGCGACAGATAACCTCATTCCGGTGGGTACAGATATGGGGCCAAGGCTGCCCCTGGAGGAATCCGGACCACGGGAGTACTGGCGTGAACAGCCGCTGCTAAACAGGGCGATGACGGCAAATTGGATTAAGGTTGCATCAAGGGCGCTTGGCCTCTCCACCGGAGAGATCGCGGATATAGAGCCTAGCCGCGAATCCAGTGTTTCAAGAGGAACGTTTATGTCCGTGCTGTATGAGCTAATACGTGAGATTCAGCAAGTGAAGTGA
- a CDS encoding FAD-dependent oxidoreductase: protein MECAERYSGGRVNQLPFEGVHAGYYDVIVAGLGTAGAIAAVTAARQGLKVLAVERLHGMGGTGTIGAIWSYYYGSRGGLSESLDEKAVRLAAGCFTPSQGVNGEAKMIVMEQEAIRLGVVIRYESTITGVLMQGSRVCGIEWISAEGRLAAGSEVVIDCTGDAHVCAHAGAGVYYGRPLDGQTQPFSNVWLQLENGQVSSRHTDSGYVTQGDALTMSRANLQSATVSTHLKAVYEEQDRWLRLAPLTGVREGRLIKGEEQVTLERFLNDDYTAEPLFYAYAHVDMHSKDIAFESEILQKWTVACSMWGHTISVPVPLGALIPRGLEGLLAAGRCLAVDHDLATCIRMKRDMQKTGEAAAYAAYLSITGKVPLREVPYPELSALLAATGCLPISGQPAGAGPPWLDQPEAIREGMSSAHPGPAIWSAVRMGEPICAALRSWMAQDQDINLCKHSAFALALLGDTTSAAALRTIARDKDPFVPQSRLVHKRNHGRGYSAIFLLGLLADKEATDLLYALLEEPAEAFPEPDSSELSETCSEVHFQYISFAVTALARIGDRHSDTRKATAGAYRQLLQRKDLRLNVTLPGASHIPYDMFPKIRLCIEQTILRWGIEPLLSSR from the coding sequence ATGGAGTGCGCTGAAAGGTATAGCGGCGGCAGGGTCAACCAATTACCCTTCGAGGGAGTTCATGCGGGATATTATGATGTCATCGTAGCAGGGCTGGGGACAGCGGGTGCGATAGCGGCGGTCACCGCTGCCAGACAGGGACTGAAGGTGCTTGCGGTTGAGCGTCTGCATGGCATGGGCGGCACGGGTACAATAGGTGCCATATGGAGCTATTATTACGGTTCCAGGGGCGGCTTATCTGAGAGTCTTGACGAAAAGGCTGTGAGGCTTGCTGCCGGATGCTTCACACCTTCGCAAGGCGTGAACGGAGAAGCCAAAATGATCGTGATGGAGCAGGAAGCGATCCGGCTTGGAGTGGTTATCCGTTATGAAAGTACGATTACAGGCGTTCTTATGCAGGGCAGCCGCGTATGCGGAATCGAATGGATTTCCGCGGAAGGCAGATTAGCCGCAGGCAGTGAGGTCGTTATTGATTGCACGGGAGACGCGCATGTGTGTGCGCATGCCGGAGCAGGCGTGTATTACGGCCGGCCGCTGGACGGCCAGACGCAGCCGTTCTCGAATGTATGGCTGCAGCTGGAGAACGGGCAGGTGAGCTCCCGGCATACTGATTCAGGTTATGTCACTCAAGGCGATGCTTTAACAATGTCACGGGCGAATCTGCAATCTGCGACCGTCTCTACGCACTTGAAGGCTGTGTACGAGGAGCAGGACCGGTGGCTCCGCCTGGCGCCTCTGACCGGAGTAAGGGAGGGACGGTTGATTAAGGGGGAAGAACAGGTGACACTCGAACGCTTCCTGAATGATGATTATACGGCAGAGCCTTTGTTTTACGCCTATGCCCATGTGGATATGCACAGCAAGGATATCGCATTTGAGAGCGAGATCCTGCAGAAATGGACCGTTGCCTGTAGCATGTGGGGACATACAATATCCGTTCCGGTTCCGCTGGGCGCCCTCATTCCAAGAGGACTGGAGGGCCTGCTCGCCGCGGGCAGATGCTTGGCCGTTGATCATGATTTGGCCACCTGCATACGGATGAAACGCGATATGCAAAAGACGGGGGAGGCCGCCGCCTATGCCGCCTATCTCTCCATAACCGGGAAAGTACCGCTCCGGGAGGTTCCTTATCCGGAGCTATCCGCGCTGCTCGCCGCAACGGGCTGCCTGCCGATAAGCGGGCAGCCTGCGGGTGCGGGGCCGCCTTGGCTCGATCAGCCGGAGGCCATACGGGAAGGCATGTCCAGTGCGCATCCGGGTCCTGCAATCTGGTCGGCGGTAAGAATGGGCGAGCCGATTTGCGCTGCTTTGCGGTCCTGGATGGCCCAGGACCAGGATATTAACCTCTGTAAGCACAGCGCGTTCGCGCTTGCACTCCTTGGAGACACCACATCCGCTGCGGCGCTGAGAACGATCGCACGCGATAAGGATCCGTTTGTTCCGCAGAGCCGTCTCGTCCATAAGCGTAATCATGGACGGGGCTATTCGGCGATTTTCCTGCTTGGATTGCTTGCGGACAAGGAGGCAACGGATTTGTTGTACGCCTTATTGGAAGAGCCGGCAGAAGCTTTCCCCGAACCTGACTCAAGCGAATTGTCGGAGACATGTTCCGAAGTTCATTTTCAATACATCTCGTTCGCGGTGACTGCCTTGGCAAGAATCGGAGACCGCCACTCCGATACACGGAAAGCAACAGCCGGAGCTTACCGCCAGCTGCTGCAAAGAAAGGACCTCCGGCTTAATGTGACCCTGCCGGGTGCATCTCATATTCCGTACGACATGTTCCCTAAAATCCGATTGTGTATTGAGCAAACAATCCTCCGCTGGGGCATCGAACCGCTGCTGTCCTCGAGGTGA